The DNA window CAGCGCCTGGCCACCATGTCGATGCTGCTGCCGCCGCAGATGATCAACACGATGGTCCCGGACCAGGTGCCGGACACCGCCACGTTCTACGCCGATCCGGTCCGGCGGTACATGCTCCCGGTCGCCACCGACCGCCAGCTCGACTGGCCGTCACACCCGCACGCCACCCGCGACTCCCTGCACGAGCACGACATGTGGGTCGCCGAGGGCCTCACCCATCGGTACCCGACGAAGGTCCTCGCCGAGCTGCTCAGCACCTGCCCGCAGTACTGCGGGCACTGCACCCGGATGGACCTGGTCGGCAACAGCACCCCGACGGTCAGCAAACTGCGGCTGCTGGAGAAACCGGTCGACCGCTACGCGGCCCACCTCGACTACCTGAAGAACCACCCCGGCGTACGGGACGTGGTCGTCTCCGGCGGCGACGTGGCGAACGTGCCGTGGAAACAGCTCGAGGCGTACCTGATGGGTCTGCTCTCGGTGCCGACGGTCCGCGACATCCGGCTCGCCACCAAGGCGCTGATGGGCCTGCCTCAGCACTGGCTGCAGGACGACGTCGTGGAGGGCATGCACCGGGTCGCCGTGACCGCCGAGCGCCGCGGCGTCAACCTGGCCGTGCACACCCACGTCAACCACGTGAACTCGCTGACCCCGCTGGTCGCGAAGGCCACCCGGACCCTGCTCGAGGTGGGCGTGCGCGACGTGCGCAACCAGGGCGTGCTGATGCGCGGCGTCAACGCCACCGCCCCGGACCTGCTCGACCTCTGCTTCGCGCTGCAGGGCGAGGCCGGGATCCTGCCGTACTACTTCTACATGTGCGACATGATCCCGAACGCGGAGCACTGGCGGGTCCCGGTCTGGCACGCCCAGCAGCTCCAGCACGACCTGATGGGCTACCTGCCTGGTTACGCCACGCCGCGGATCGTCTGCGACGTCCCGTTCGTCGGCAAGCGCTGGGTGCACATGGTCGCCGACTACGACCGCGAGCACGGCATCTCCTACTGGACCAAGAACTACCGCACGTCGATCGAGGCGGACGACAGCGAGGCGCTCTCGAAGCAGTACGCGTACTACGACCCGATCGACACACTCCCCCGCTCCGGCCAGGACTGGTGGCGCAAGCAGC is part of the Actinoplanes missouriensis 431 genome and encodes:
- a CDS encoding KamA family radical SAM protein; its protein translation is MLEVGQPYEYRRRELVEPDWTRFPGWRDVTPDQWASAQWQRVNCVKNAKQLRAVMGDLLDETFYADLETDQQRLATMSMLLPPQMINTMVPDQVPDTATFYADPVRRYMLPVATDRQLDWPSHPHATRDSLHEHDMWVAEGLTHRYPTKVLAELLSTCPQYCGHCTRMDLVGNSTPTVSKLRLLEKPVDRYAAHLDYLKNHPGVRDVVVSGGDVANVPWKQLEAYLMGLLSVPTVRDIRLATKALMGLPQHWLQDDVVEGMHRVAVTAERRGVNLAVHTHVNHVNSLTPLVAKATRTLLEVGVRDVRNQGVLMRGVNATAPDLLDLCFALQGEAGILPYYFYMCDMIPNAEHWRVPVWHAQQLQHDLMGYLPGYATPRIVCDVPFVGKRWVHMVADYDREHGISYWTKNYRTSIEADDSEALSKQYAYYDPIDTLPRSGQDWWRKQQQAA